A region from the Cannabis sativa cultivar Pink pepper isolate KNU-18-1 chromosome 9, ASM2916894v1, whole genome shotgun sequence genome encodes:
- the LOC133031444 gene encoding uncharacterized protein LOC133031444, producing MLYGRKCRSPLHWDELGENKLLGPDAVQHTNEAIQKIRARMITAQSRQKSYADLKRRDIEFEVGDHVFLRVTPRKGLSVKRFGKRGKLSPRYVGPFQILDRVGSVAYRIALLPSLSGVHNVFHVSQLRKYVSDPSRVLSYKTLGLQENLSYNERPVKILDQKDRISRNKTITLVKVLWRNSVVEEATWVLESDMREQYPELFE from the coding sequence atgttgtatggaagaaaatgcaggTCTCCACTGCATTGGGATGAGTTGGGAGAGAACAAACTCCTAGGGCCAGATGCAGTTCAGCACACCAACGAAGCTATTCAGAAGATCAGGGCTAGAATGATCACAGCTCAGAGCAGACAGAAATCTTATGCAGACCTAAAGCGGAGGGACATTGAGTTCGAAGTGGGTGATCATGTGTTCCTTCGAGTGACACCACGAAAAGGACTCTCGGTGAAGAGATTTGGTAAGAGAGGGAAACTAAGTCCTAGATATGTTGGTCCATTTCAGATATTGGATAGAGTGGGCAGTGTAGCTTATAGAATAGCTTTACTGCCATCATTATCTGGGGTGcacaatgtatttcatgtatctCAACTCCGGAAATATGTGTCAGACCCATCGCGTGTTTTGAGCTATAAAACACTGGGTTTGCAGGAAAATTTGTCCTACAATGAACGTCCGGTAAAGATTCTTGATCAAAAGGATAGGATTTCGAGAAATAAGACAATTACCTTGGTGAAAGTCCTATGGAGAAACAGCGTGGTTGAGGAAGCTACTTGGGTGCTAGAATCTGATATGCGAGAACAATATCCAGAATTATTTGAGTAA